The Nicotiana sylvestris chromosome 6, ASM39365v2, whole genome shotgun sequence genomic sequence TAAAAAAATTGTCTCGGGCAGGACTCTATCAGTAAAATTGGTGCATGCATCTACATAGTGAGGAGACAACACGAGTTGGTATTAAGGATTTCATTAAATATTTAAGTATATTTAGAGGGAACACAGTTCTAAAACGTGCTTCTAGGTTCCATGGTAAGTTTCTACCGTTAGAAAGAATGACATAAAATTGAAAGGTCATCTTCCTCTCCGATCCTAcacttttttttttgtcaaataaAATGTGGGCTGGGAGTGCCTGTCCTCAAACACGAAAGAAGTTAGCATTTTAGACAATCTGTTCATCATACCACCTAAAGAAAATCTAATTTTTTTTGTCTAAACAAATTAACAAAATAACTACAGCAGGACTTAAACATGCTAGCCAAGCCGCTTTCTCAACTGCCAACACTTACCAATTTTTGGCCTTTTTTACGCCCCAAATGTGTCATTCCACGGAGATGAGGTACAACTTTAGAAGCAGTTGAACTACATCACATCTCTATGTGCTATAAAGGTCGATCTGGCTAGGGGATCTGTGACATCAAAGATCAGATTCAGGGTCGTCTCCCTTACTGAACACCTGATTTCTCTTTGTTACCATCAGTTCTTGGACTTGTCGTTCTAACAAACTCTTTGCCAAGGCCAATGGCTGATCCCCCAGCATGAAGCTCCTGGTTCTCCATCATATTTTCCTGCACGGCCTTCAATCAGGAAATTCTTTCAGGATTTACGTACAATATTCCAGAATTTAAAACAAACAGTGCAAGTTATTCTATTTTACCTGTAAAAGCTCTGTCATCCTGCCAATCCCATAACTCATCAATGGTTTTGGAACAGATGTGGAGTGGGTAGGAAGAGGGGAATTTACCACGTCACTTGGTTCCATCAAGGGAAGCTCATTCATGTCACCAATGTCTCGTTCAGGGACAACACTCAAGTTTCCTGCTGCTGACAGCTTATGAGAGGCCTCATAATCTTTAGTGTTCATATCTGGTGATAAAGAAGAACCTTGAATCCCCTTGGTCACTTCAACAGGTTTACCTATGTTGTTTGATACAATTGGCTTAACCTCTTTCTGTTGCATCAATGTTGCTCCCTCACCAAAGGAACCATCCCCATTATGCCTAGTTACCATCGCTTCTTGGACGCTGACTTGAGTTACCTTACTAGTGGTTTGTGATCCATCAGGTGGAAGCGTAGCCAAAGGCGCAACATTCTGCACACCTCTCTCCTTCAGAGCTCCCATATAAGCAGCTTGGGATGAAGTTGGAGGAGCCTGCATAGTAGGTGGCAATCCAATGGTCGGATTGACTGGTTGAAGGACAACAGGAACAACTGCGCCGCGGGCTCCCACTGAAGTGGCAGAAGGAGCTGTTGTTGGAGGTAATACAGTCAGCTGGGCGCTCTTTAAAGACCGACCATGGCCATGTACCTGAACTTGGTTTCTAATGGGTAGATGAATTTCATTCCTGTTAATCATCTGAACATGTGGTGCTACGTCATTTTCTGCTGTGACCGGATCAAAATGCCCTGGCCTAAAGACAACACCCCTGAAATTTGTATTGGAGTCGCCAATCCGAACACTGAGCAAATAACCAGCATCAAATGCAGCTTCAACGACACCTGTAATGGGCCGACCTATCATCCCATCATTTGCAACATTAACTGTATCTACTTGCCGGGGTAGGATCGCTTTTACTTGTTCAAACCCTGGTGGAAATTGAACAGTTTTTACACGCTTTAGGTTGTGATCCTTGCGCGGGCGACCCCGCCCTCGCTTCACAGGAAGAGTTACTGCGGTATAGGAGCTGTTCCCTTGAATAGCTTCACTCATTTTCAGAAAATGCTGCTCAGTATCTGAATTCTTCCTGCTAGTCTTGTGCAGTACCTGGAAAAGATCAGCTTCTTATTTTGACTCGGAATAATTATAAAGATTAAAGATGCGACATCCGACTGACTTGGCACGACTAAAATGACCTAAAGTATCCCTTCTTTTCAAAACGGAACTACTCGGGGAAAAAAGGTGAACAATTAATTTGGGAAGGAGGACGCGATACGCAAGGAACTGCATGATTCCAAGCTTTAGTTGAGCAAAATCAGGTCAGTAAGTGTTCCAAAAATGGTAAGTTAAAAACTATGGTTAGCTGGCACATAGAGGATATTGGAGTTAAGCTTTTTTACATGTAAACATGTGTAGAAGAGTCCCCAAAATAGAGCGATTGGAAAAAGAAACATGTTTAGAAGATAAAAAAGAGAGAATAAATTATACTGGCACCAACATCTTGAAATAAGCCTAATATCACAATTCTCTATAGCATATGAATAGAAGATTAGGTGTTACAAGGAGAGACAACAATTTATAGCTTTATCGTCAATATAATCCTAGCTTACCCAGGCTAAGTAGGACTCAGTTGATTTGGGTAAAAGGAATTGTGGGGACTGGGGAGTTGTGGGTGAAACAAGACACCTACTATCAGAGTGTCACTGAACATCCAACAGATTTATCTAATCATTCAAATTTGTGGAATAGTTATATCCTTTGTTCACAAGAAAAGAATATGTGCAACACCTCAAACACCACTCCATTTACTGAGATATACCGCAAATCTCATTCCCATACATATACCAAAATGACACTTCCACCA encodes the following:
- the LOC104219978 gene encoding protein METABOLIC NETWORK MODULATOR 1; translated protein: MSEAIQGNSSYTAVTLPVKRGRGRPRKDHNLKRVKTVQFPPGFEQVKAILPRQVDTVNVANDGMIGRPITGVVEAAFDAGYLLSVRIGDSNTNFRGVVFRPGHFDPVTAENDVAPHVQMINRNEIHLPIRNQVQVHGHGRSLKSAQLTVLPPTTAPSATSVGARGAVVPVVLQPVNPTIGLPPTMQAPPTSSQAAYMGALKERGVQNVAPLATLPPDGSQTTSKVTQVSVQEAMVTRHNGDGSFGEGATLMQQKEVKPIVSNNIGKPVEVTKGIQGSSLSPDMNTKDYEASHKLSAAGNLSVVPERDIGDMNELPLMEPSDVVNSPLPTHSTSVPKPLMSYGIGRMTELLQAVQENMMENQELHAGGSAIGLGKEFVRTTSPRTDGNKEKSGVQ